A window of Fusarium oxysporum Fo47 chromosome II, complete sequence genomic DNA:
CCCTTTGAACAACAAGGCGTGATATCAGCGACACATCCACGCACCACATAGAACTGTGTCCTCGCCACACCCGGAGCCCAACTCAATGCCCTCCGCAACGCCTCCGAAGTCGGACAAAGTAAAGAAAAGACCCAAAGTCAGAGGTAATTATATCCGCAATCCACAGTAACTCAGCCAGTAAAGACTGACCTAATCGTAAGGATGTTACCAGTGCTCTCGTCGACGCATAGACTGTGATCGGAGAGAGCCAACATGTGGCAAATGTTCTGCCAAAGGCATCAAGTGCAGTGGATTAGGTCTACGATATCGATTCAATGATGGCATTGCCGCCCGTGGAAAGTTTGTTGGCAAATCATTGCCTGTTGTTGATGGGTTAGAGATCAAGTCTACAGACACGACCTCGGTCTCAAATTGTAAAAGACGCAACGATCCCTTTCGCGCAAGTGGCTATGAGTCTCTCGAGCAACTCTCTGTTGAAGTCGATACGACAACTGAGGAAGAACATGGGATACAAGAATTGGTTGTGTCGAATCACGCACCAGTATCTATCGACTGGGGCTTAGATCACGTTGATCCAAAGTCCAGGTTCTGTCTTGGCTACTGTAAGTTTCCTTTCATGGTCCTTGAGTCCTCGACAACATCTAACTATCCAAAGTCTCGAATAACATCGCCCAACTCATCGCAGTCATAAACATGGGCTTCAACGGATATCGTGATCTCGTACTACCAAGAGCAGAAACAGACCCTCTAGTCCGAAAAGCagttcttcttgttgtcgaaCAGCATCTCTCTCTACAAAATGGCACCGCAATATCACTAGATCCAGCGGCTTATGGATCTCTTGTCCGAGAACTTATCATGCGGTCTCATCAGTGTGCACCTCAAGACGATGATTCTGCACTCACTGCGTTGCTTCTGCTGCATATTCGGGAGATGATCAGTGGAAGCGACAACTTCAGACTTATCTATGGTTCGCTGCGGGTGGTAGTTAACGCACTTGCGAAGAATGCGGGCGAAGGAACCTCTGACCTCAGGAGGTTTCTACAGATGCAGATACTAAGGTATGGATAATCACAAGGACAAGTGACCAACAAACACTAACATCTCCTCAGAGTCTGTCTCTTTGGAGAATCTCTCTTCAACGAAGCCAACGGCGTTCACTTCATCCAAGCCCAGCAAAAGGCCTGTCTCGAATTCATAACATGGTGCGACCGTTTCCACCCTGAACTGAAAGACCTTCTCTCCCAACTCGCCTCCCTAACAACATGGGCCTGCGACATCTACGTCCAACgcgccatcttcaacccccCATCCTCAGAAACAGTCCCCATGATCGAAAGGTTCAAACAATCACTAGGCCAAGTCGACGCTTACGTCGATATCGTGGGAAGACATCTCCTAGCTTGGCCGTATTTCATCGTGGCGGCCGAGAGCTCGACAGCAGATCATAGGGAGTTCTTTTTGGATAAGTTGGTCAAGCTGCATAATACGACGGGATGTTGGAATCTGTTGAGGGCTATTGATCAGGTTAAGGAGATTTGGGCGTCGCAGTCTTCGATAAGGTGGACGAGTTTGCTTGGTGGACCGACGCAGGCGTTTATAATGTGATTATTCGGTAAACAGCCTTGTAATGCAATGATCTATGCTCCTAGGACAGAAGTGACAACTTTCTCGACCTTGTCAACTAGCAACTCGATCTCCTCCTTCGTGATTGTGAAAGGTGGAGAGACGATCGCCATATCTCCTTGAACACCATCGAGGCAGCCGGTACTTGGAATCAATGAAATACCATGATCGGTTCCCAGCCCAGCCTTGTGCAGCTTTCCAGCGATTTGTTCGCTCAGATCAAAAGGCTCCTTCGTCTCTTTGTTACGAACAAATTCCAACTGGACACAGTTAGTAAAGCCTTTAACTATCGATGCTTCAACTTACGCCCCAGTAAAGTCCTCGTCCACGGACATCTCCCACATTCTTGTGCCCTGCTAGTcgctccttgagcttctcacCCAGTACTTTGCCCGTATCTTGCACATTCTGCAGCATATTATCTTCCTTCATAACAGTCTGCACAGCATACGCGGCTGCACATGCAACAGGATGACCCTGGTAAGTTTGACTGTGAGAGAAAGCTCCTGAGCCATTAGCAAGAGCGTCTGCAACTTTGTTACCGACAAGCAAGGCTCCCACAGGCATGTAACCAGCCCCCAGACCTTTAGCAACAGTCTGCAGATCTGGCACTACACCTTCTTGTTCCCAAGCATGGAGCGTGCCTGTTCTTCCCATTCCAGACATGACTTCATCCATAATCAGAAGAGCACCGTGACGATCGCATACTTCTTTGATAGCTTTGAAGTACCCAGGCACTGGAGGTGCACAGCCTAATGAGGTTCCAGATACTGTTTCAGCGATAAAGGCACAAACAGTGTCAGGGCCGAGACGTTGAAACTCATCATCTAGCTCTTTGGCTAGTCGTTGTGCATATTGCTGTTCTGTTTCATCCGCTTTCATCTCTCGATAAGGATAGCATGGAGAGACATGAGAAACATTGGTTGCAAGAATAGGTTCGTACACGCCACGTCGGGCCTTGTGGCCTCCTACTGCCAAAGACCCAAGCGTGTTACCATGATACGATTGCTTGCGAGCAATGAACTTCGTCCTGGATGGCTGTGGTGTTGGTAACTCTGTAAAATACTGACGGGCGATTTTTAACGctgcttcaacagcttcagtaCCTAGGATTCTTGTTAGAGACAGCTGAATTACTTATTCGACAAAAGGCGCACCTGAGCTGACTATGAAAACCTTGGACATAGCCCCATTGGTAGACTCAGTCAGGAAACTAGAAATCTTCTCTGCTGCTTCTGTAGTGAAGAATGGGTTGTAGCAATATGCTACCTGGtccagctgagaagaaaTGGCGGTTTTGACTCTTGACTCATTATGTCCGATCGATACGACAGCTGCACCTGAAGATGCATCCAAGATCCGATGACCTTGTTCTGTTTCCAGCCAACATCCTTGACTTTTGACAATTCGTGGTGGAGggctgttgatcttggcgtGAAGTGTTGAAACACCAGCACGGCTAAAGCTGGATAGTGGTTTCTTGCTGCGAAGGGTGGTTCTTGCAATCGTATACGCTGTTTGCCGGGTAAGAAACCTCATTGTGAATATCAACATATAAAAGATATGTGAATGAGTTGAGAATACAGAGTTGGCGATATCGGATGATATGTATAAGCCACTCTCCGCACTTAGCTATCGTCTTCGAGATAGCTACATCCCAAAGAGGAAGGGAAAGTGAGGAGATGCACCCAATGACACGAAAGTTCATGATAACTCTTGATAAATGGCCTTACAGCTGCTGCACGGCAGCATCGTCTCCATCGGCCTTCTGGATTTGGAATAGCAGTATTTTGGCTTGGTGGAGGGTAGTCGAGGCTAGATGCGGATCGGCAAAAGATACCGAATGCCGTCCCAATACTCCGCGAAACCGATATCCAACGAATATCTATTCATAAAGTTGGGAGAAGGAAACTCCATTACCTTCAAATTAGAATTTCCATTGTGGCTTGAAGGACGAAGGGGAAAAGGAACGTCAACGATGTATTTGGCATAATTCTAGAATACCGGTATTCAGACTGAAATTACCGTTAACGAGGTTATAGAACCCAGAGAAATACTCAATGTGTGATCATTCATATTTGATTTGACATGTTTAAAGGCTATATATAAGTTTCCGTTTAAGAAGAATCGAATAGTCTGTCAGACCTAAATCGTTCCCTAACCCTTAACAACCCTAAAGATAGGATACtcatctccaacttcaaGAGGGATAATGTTGAAACTAGCATAAGAATCAATATTCTCAGGTTCTAATGCATTCAGAGCCAGTCCCGCGTTCTTCTGCCTGGTGCTGACTAGAAAGCTGCCAGCCGGCAAAGTCAGCTGTCGCTTCTTGGTTTCAGTTGTAACAGTCGCAAGCACAGCTCCTTCGTAGTACGAACTGCTGAGCTCCGAAGATGTAACATTCAATGCTTCAACTGTACCGCTCCAGGGCTTACTAAGAGTCTCGACTTCAAGACCAGAAACCTCAAGGCGCTTGGCGATATCAGCCCAAGCAACAGGGATAAGGTAAGATTCCGGCCGAGAGCGAGTCAGGTTCGCAGTAGTTGGTGTAGTAGACGCAAACTGAACAGGAACCTTGACGATTGAGCCGTTCGTATAGTCGATCATCTGGAACATTCGTGTGCTGTACTTTGTTGAGtcggtgatgacgatgggttccttggacttgatgaagTCTTTGATACCGCCCTCGACGGTCTTGAACACCTTCTGGGCGTTGTTGGAAGCGGTTTCGATGATGGAGCTGGCCATGGTCAAGCCAGCGGCAGTTCGGCGTTGGAATTCTTGGTCGGCCAGACCGATTCCTCGCATCTCGATCAGGAATGTGATGGATTGGGTGAGACCCATTGCATTGCGACCAATCTTGGCATCAGAGCCAGCTTCATCGAACCTATTGCAAGTCAGGTGACAGAAATCGTAAAACGAAAATCATAAGACTTACTTGGGCACGTAATCAGGATCAGTGCTAGTTCTACCAGTCACATACGGCTCCCATCTCAACCCAGCCTTGACCATAGCATCACCAATGTTCTTGGCAAACAGCTTCTCAGAGAGTTCTCGAAtattcttgttgatgttcagGTTCTTCGCAGCAGAGAACAAACCATCAGAAGCTTGAACATAGTTACCATATCGACTTGATGAACCATACTCATGCATATCAATGGCAACATGCGGAGCAAACTCGTTAAAAAGCTGCTTGATACTACGAGTCTGCTGTCGTGCAAGCTTAGTATGATCACGGTTAGGATCGAAATTCGTTGCGAGCACACGCTGGAAATAGTAAACACCGTCGGGGTTGTACCGAGGTAAGATGACGAtatcaaggttcttgagaaTCTTTGAGGCCCATTTGGGGTCTTTGTCGAATTTGCCGAGCAGAGCGAGGAGGGATTGATCACCAGCTGGCTCGTTGCCATGTACAGCGCCTTGAACCCAAACTCGGACCTTGTCTGTAGTCTTTGGACCCTTTGAAGATGAGAGCTTGACAAATGGGAATGATCTCAGTTCTTCGGATGTAAAGTTTGCTGTTTGATAGGTCATATAGTCGTTCTTTGAAGCAATGCTTTCCATATAGGCCTCTGCACGTTGTCAGCGTGGGTTCATTGGAGTGCTTCGGACTTATGCATACCCATGTCTTCGTGAGAGGTCGGCCCTTGAGTTCCATTCTTGAAACCTGAATGTCGGCTCTCAGGGTCGAGGAAGGCTGGCGAATACAGATCGATATCGACATCTTTGAAATTTGCTGCTACCAAGGGGATGTCTTTCCGTACGGTTACGTGGTTGTAGCCATATTGAAAGGCATTGACGGCAGATGCGGCCGAGATACCGAACAAGATTGTCTTTGTCAACATTTTGAAGACCTGAAAGCTGAATACCTCTACAGAACTTGATCGACGAGGGAAATACGTGCTTTTATAGCCTGCATGGTCAGAGGTTGCTTCCTAAAGAGGTAGCTCATTACGTACGGCTCTACTTCTTGCTTCCGCGCTCAATTTCCCCTCAGATTCAAAAGATCGTCAGGCATCAGAGAACTAGCATAGATTTAAGCATGACTTCGGGGGAAATCAACAAGAAAAAGATGTCTTGGCACGGAAGAGATTAGCTTAATAAGGAAGCTGGCAAGACTTGGGATAGTGGGGTCATGTAGCATCAATGTCGTTAACTTCGAGAGGGGTTGAACTTTGACCATTGATGCGACATCTGAAATAGCAAGACAGAAATTGGTATGGAAGTGGTCTAATTGATTTCTGTATGTATATATGTCGAAATTATCGTCACTCGGAATTAGAAAACATGTCGAAGATTGGGTTGAAATTGCCGCGTTAGACAAGACCTCCCACCTCGGCGATATCGTGATCGACAAGATAAGGAATACTAGGCAACCCGGCAGTTATGTAAGACTTCTACACGTCCTCATTAGTTAGCATAGCCGAGATTATCCACAATATGGAACTGGCATAAAAGACGGGCATTTATCAGGGTCTTAAAATCTATCTCGTCAAGCATCCGACGTATCGTATCTGACAGGATAACCCTCGTATATGTGTATCAAGTGGACGAAAGAATTTGTAGTTCTCAACAAAGTGCCACCGTGATCGACTGTAGATATGTAGCTGTATTGATAGTCGAGAGGGTTTACGGTGGTGTTTGCCAGTGAGATGTGACTCTGTAGCGGTGGTATCTTTATCTCCGTAGGGATTTCTATTATTTCTATTGCGCAGTGGACACATCACAACCCTTCAAGGTACAAATGAAATACTCACGTATATAGATAATGTATTCATGTCTCAAAGTGTAGGGAACTTGCTTTTCTTCACAAGGCCCTGCCTTGATCTATTCGTTGAGACTGAATAAGGCTAGGgcaggcaagaaaacttagtacctctatcctaagttGTGAACAGACTTAGGCAAGCTTTGCATAAACTGGGCAGACCTTTAGACCAGctatttttattatcttaatttaaggtcagaagttttcttgcaCCCTGAGGTAAAGTTGTCAAACTCAATATAAGTGGCTTGAGAACTCCTAAATCCGGCTCATATCCAGCCAGGCCAATGAGAGACTCTAATTTTGGTGGCTTGACTCTACCAACACTGCCGAACTTGGAGAGTGCACGCTAAATGCCATCGCTGCACCGCGTCTTCCGACAAGTATAAGCGCCTTACTTAAACAAAATGATCGTTCCTCACACTGATCCTGCTTCGAAGCCGAAGCCTTACAAGAGAATCATATTTTACCATCAGACGCATTACAAAGACGATAAATACATCTCACTTCAACCTTCAATTCTCCCAGCCACCGGAGTCACACACGTCATTATCGCGGCTATCCACCTCAACACGCCTGAGCGCATCACCCTCAATGATGATCTATATGATGCAGACAAGTTTATTCCCCTCTGGGATGAAGTCCGTCAACTTCAAGAAGCCGGTGTAAAAGTCCTCGGCATGCTTGGAGGCGCAGCTCAAGGGTCATACACCAAAATGGACGGGTCGCTGGAGGGTTTTCACAGATGGTATCAACCTCTGCGCAAGATGATCGCGTGGGCGCGTTTCGACGGACTAGACCTCGATATTGAAGAGGCCATGTCGCTTGGAGGCGTTGTCCGTCTgattgatcacctcaagaCAGACTTTGGACAATCCTTCCTCATCACCCTCGCGCCCGTCGCACCAGCTTTGCTTAACAGGCAGAATCTCGGAGGCTTCAACATGGAAGAGCTCGAAAAGGGACTTGGCTCGCGAATCGCGTGGTACAACACGCAATTCTACTGCGGCTGGGGTGACATGAGCAAAACACACGACTACGACACGATAATTGCGCGCGGCTGGCCGCAGGAAAAAGTCGTCATCGGGCTAGTAACAAGCCCGGCAAATTGCTCCGGACACATAAAAGAAGCAAAGCTGCGCGCGTGTCTCAAAGAGTTGGTGAGCAGGTACCCGAGGATCGGAGGAATAATGGGCTGGGAGTATTACAATAGTGTCACGGAGGCAAGCCCTCAGATCGGGGAGCCGTGGAAGTGGGCCGAGATGATCAATGACATGTTGAATGGTGCATAGATCGAGGGAGGAAATGGTCCTAGCGAGTGATCGGATCGAGGGAGACGCAAAAAAATATGAGGGTCATGATGGAGACTTGTCATGATATATCTATGACGACAACCGTGCGCCACGTCGATCAAGGGCACCCGACCATTTCTACAAAACCCCAGATTCTTTTTAATCCTAGATCTCGTATCTTTTCAATTTAGATCTAGGTACCAACTTTATTCATTTGTTGCCAAGAATAATCATAACTATCTATCACAATGGGCGCtgacgacgacgagaagCATATGCAAGGGCACAAGCACGAATTCGCCCATGACAACCATGATGATTGGGAAACTCAACCTCCCTACACAAGACCTGATGAAGCTACTGAGAAGCGAGAGAACTTTGAAAAGAAAGTTCATGGCTCGTGCCACTGCGGTCGAGTGCAGTATTGGCTGAACAGCGACAAGCCTCTTGCGTCTAAGTACTGCCATTGTATAGACTGCAAGAAGATCCACGGTACTCCACTCAATGATACACTATATGTTCAGTGGCTAATGAGCTTCAGGTGCCCCTTTCCAATGGGCGGCTATCTTCAAAAAGACAGACCTCTCCTTCGAGAACGGTGTCAAGAACCTTCGCTTCTACAAGACTTCGTCCAAGAAGAATGAGCATGTTCTTCCCTGCAAGGTCGGCTGTGCTGAGTGCGGAAGCTGGATTATGGATGAGGGACGAAACATGGTCCTTTTGTTCCCTACACTCTTGAACCTGGACACGCCTCAGCTACGAGAGAACTTCCAGCCACAGTAAGTTATGCTGTCAAAGATATGTGTTATTATGGGGCTAACTAGGTCAAGGTGCCACATCTTCTACACTCAGAGAGTGGTTGACATTCCCGATGGGAAAGACAAGTGGACCAAGCTCGATAAGGACAGCGAGCTTATGAAGGACGTGAAGTAAGTCCGGATGTTTGTGTTGGGAAGCGGCGGCGTTGGGGTGAGGGATTGAACTGATGCGGAAATCCGCCAGAGACGAAGGGTTGCGTATGAAGACATCGCGACTATGAATTCAAGATACATACGGGCTTAGTTACCCACTAAAAATATTTTACCCAGCCTGAATCCTCAGTGGTGCTTCTATCCTCGTTCTCCTGGAAGCTCAACGACCATACTCGCTCAGACAAGTCGTAGACTTGCGCTGGTGTCGAAGTGCGGTTGGAATCTAGAGTCGAACGACTGGACACGAGCGAGGGCGGTTGAGCGGAGAACAAGCGAGGTGACTTTTGCTTCCTATTACACAGTTAGCAAGGATTATTGGTAATGAGTTTCATAGGAACTCACTGGCTCTGGGGATGATAAATAGAACATTGCAGtttatcaacatcaacaaaacCTTCTCCATCGAGGATACCCTTGATAGCAGAAAGTTTGTGATATCTAACCCTGAGTATAGTTCCTACGCGGTACATGAGTTTTGGATCGGCTTGCTTTGCATCTGGATGCTTGGGATCTCCCATCAACCACACAGCCAAAGAGCGAGGCAGCTCAACTGAAGTCGTGACTTCAGCCGACTGTTTTGAGATGTAGATATTCAACCCGTGATTTCGACGTTTGTGAATATAGAAAGGCGGAAATGGAGTTTCATAAGAAGTTGAGGGAAGTCCCTTGATGAACACGCATCTCATGTCGCCCTCGTCCTAGTAATGGATATTGGTCATTTCCAAATGCCGCTCAAGTGAGGCTATCTCCTCTGTATTTTTTGTACGGAACCTCCTGAAATGAACGGCGAGGCTTTCAGGCATTAGACAACGGGGCGGCAGTTAGGGTATTGGTTCTTACCGCAAGAATCCATCAACTCGCTCTGGATCCATGACTGGCGTTGCCTGCCAATTCACTGAGCCAGGAGTCAAGGAAGCAGGTTATATGATAAGGTTGTTTCTGTGAAACCTGCTCTGAAAACTCATCCAGACAAAGAAAAGTTCTAGTAGCCAAAAGCTAGTGTGATCAATATCGAGGACGTTTACCATTCCTCTGAAGCTATGACGTAGATATTCCCTGTCTATGATGTAGAAAGGCTTCGAGGTTGAAAACAACCGAACATGTTCGTCTTTTCCATATGCTGGGGATATTTCTTTCTCACGGAGTTGTTCCTTAGCAATCAAATGTCCGAGTTTTGGAATTCCTTCACTCACACTGCCGTCTTTGTTCTGTTTCAGTATGTAGTAAAGGAGGGAAAGATAGAACCACTCGTCATCCGTTGTCTAAACACCTATATCATCCCGGAGAAATGTCCATGGCCCACTGTAATTAATAACAATTTAGGGTTAAGATCTAGGAACTTGAAGTTTTCATTCGGGGGCATATATCGGGCCTGTAAGAAAACGAGTTTCGGAAGCAGGAGGTAGAGTTCCCTCAATAGACTCAGTTGGCCATCTTTCCGTGTTACCTCGACGTTTTGCAACCCCTTTAGAAGCTCTTCGTTCTTTAGAATAACAGTACCATCTCGTTCCCATATACATAGCAAATAGTTTGTAAAATCGTCGGACCGACCTTTCGCAAATTTGACGCATTGTGACGATAACACATTTGTGCCTTCATTAGTTTTAATTGGACGTGCATCTATCTTCTCTTGGCCCTCAAAGGGCTCTTTGGGTCGGAACATCATGGTAGCAGTGGATAATAATTGTAGTTTATGAAGTTTTCTGATGCCACTCCTGAGTATCTGGTAATTTAGATTAAGGGTCGCTGTGACAATGCTACTACCATGGATGTATTGCCGAGAAATGATGCA
This region includes:
- a CDS encoding Mss4-like protein — protein: MGADDDEKHMQGHKHEFAHDNHDDWETQPPYTRPDEATEKRENFEKKVHGSCHCGRVQYWLNSDKPLASKYCHCIDCKKIHGAPFQWAAIFKKTDLSFENGVKNLRFYKTSSKKNEHVLPCKVGCAECGSWIMDEGRNMVLLFPTLLNLDTPQLRENFQPQSRCHIFYTQRVVDIPDGKDKWTKLDKDSELMKDVKDEGLRMKTSRL
- a CDS encoding glycoside hydrolase superfamily; this translates as MIVPHTDPASKPKPYKRIIFYHQTHYKDDKYISLQPSILPATGVTHVIIAAIHLNTPERITLNDDLYDADKFIPLWDEVRQLQEAGVKVLGMLGGAAQGSYTKMDGSLEGFHRWYQPLRKMIAWARFDGLDLDIEEAMSLGGVVRLIDHLKTDFGQSFLITLAPVAPALLNRQNLGGFNMEELEKGLGSRIAWYNTQFYCGWGDMSKTHDYDTIIARGWPQEKVVIGLVTSPANCSGHIKEAKLRACLKELVSRYPRIGGIMGWEYYNSVTEASPQIGEPWKWAEMINDMLNGA
- a CDS encoding pyridoxal phosphate-dependent transferase; translated protein: MLTKTILFGISAASAVNAFQYGYNHVTVRKDIPLVAANFKDVDIDLYSPAFLDPESRHSGFKNGTQGPTSHEDMANFTSEELRSFPFVKLSSSKGPKTTDKVRVWVQGAVHGNEPAGDQSLLALLGKFDKDPKWASKILKNLDIVILPRYNPDGVYYFQRVLATNFDPNRDHTKLARQQTRSIKQLFNEFAPHVAIDMHEYGSSSRYGNYVQASDGLFSAAKNLNINKNIRELSEKLFAKNIGDAMVKAGLRWEPYVTGRTSTDPDYVPKFDEAGSDAKIGRNAMGLTQSITFLIEMRGIGLADQEFQRRTAAGLTMASSIIETASNNAQKVFKTVEGGIKDFIKSKEPIVITDSTKYSTRMFQMIDYTNGSIVKVPVQFASTTPTTANLTRSRPESYLIPVAWADIAKRLEVSGLEVETLSKPWSGTVEALNVTSSELSSSYYEGAVLATVTTETKKRQLTLPAGSFLVSTRQKNAGLALNALEPENIDSYASFNIIPLEVGDEYPIFRNYAKYIVDVPFPLRPSSHNGNSNLKIFVGYRFRGVLGRHSVSFADPHLASTTLHQAKILLFQIQKADGDDAAVQQLKKPLSSFSRAGVSTLHAKINSPPPRIVKSQGCWLETEQGHRILDASSGAAVVSIGHNESRVKTAISSQLDQVAYCYNPFFTTEAAEKISSFLTESTNGAMSKVFIVSSGTEAVEAALKIARQYFTELPTPQPSRTKFIARKQSYHGNTLGSLAVGGHKARRGVYEPILATNVSHVSPCYPYREMKADETEQQYAQRLAKELDDEFQRLGPDTVCAFIAETVSGTSLGCAPPVPGYFKAIKEVCDRHGALLIMDEVMSGMGRTGTLHAWEQEGVVPDLQTVAKGLGAGYMPVGALLVGNKVADALANGSGAFSHSQTYQGHPVACAAAYAVQTVMKEDNMLQNVQDTGKVLGEKLKERLAGHKNVGDVRGRGLYWGLEFVRNKETKEPFDLSEQIAGKLHKAGLGTDHGISLIPSTGCLDGVQGDMAIVSPPFTITKEEIELLVDKVEKVVTSVLGA